From a region of the Candidatus Pantoea bituminis genome:
- a CDS encoding ApeP family dehydratase, whose amino-acid sequence MTIKGCAADFLPHETPMVLVEQLIAVDEESVHCRVTTAKTGVLAPFLNQQGELPAWFGVEIMAQTVGVWSGWQAKRAGAILIQPGMLLGGRGWRATQPHFPANATLDITMRLLMRDDRMGSFEGEIHYGDLLLANGRLNTYQPNEEELQQLMSQGNQP is encoded by the coding sequence ATGACAATTAAGGGTTGTGCTGCGGATTTTTTGCCGCATGAAACGCCTATGGTGCTGGTCGAACAGCTGATTGCGGTGGATGAAGAAAGCGTGCATTGCCGAGTGACAACGGCCAAAACAGGCGTGCTGGCTCCTTTTCTTAATCAGCAGGGTGAACTGCCCGCGTGGTTTGGCGTAGAGATCATGGCGCAAACCGTTGGTGTCTGGTCTGGCTGGCAAGCGAAACGTGCCGGAGCAATCCTTATCCAGCCAGGCATGCTGTTGGGCGGGCGCGGCTGGCGGGCAACGCAGCCCCATTTCCCGGCTAACGCAACGCTGGATATCACTATGCGGCTACTGATGCGCGACGATCGGATGGGCAGTTTTGAGGGCGAAATCCATTATGGCGATCTGCTGCTGGCCAACGGACGCCTGAATACCTATCAACCGAATGAAGAAGAGCTACAGCAACTGATGTCACAAGGAAATCAGCCATGA